GGAATCGACGACAGCACTCGGAACCACCATCAGCGCGCCCTTCTCCTTCAACCCTTCGTACAAGATGTTCATCGCGCGCAGTTGCAGCGCCGTCGGGTCGTCCTGGTACAGCTTTGCCGCCTCGCGAAAGGAGCGCGCGATCTCCATCTCCGCTTGGCCGAGGATGATGCGGGCCTGCTTCTCACGTGCGGCCTGCGCTTCCCGCGACATCGCATCCTGCAATGCGCCGGGGATGACGACATCGCGCATCTCGACCGACGAGACGGTGACGCCCCACGGATTCGAGCGCTGGTCGATCAGCTCTTGCAGCTCGGCCTCGATGCGCTCGCGACCGCGAAGCAGCTCGCTGAGCGTCGTGCGGCCGATGATGTCTCGGAGCGCCGTCTGCGCCGCCCAGCTCACGGCCTGCGCATAGTCCTGCACCTCGAGCGCCGCCTTCTCCGCATCGTGCACCATCCAGAAGAGCACGGCATCGACGTTCACCGGCACCGTGTCGGACGTGAGCGTCTGCTCTGCCGCAAAGCTGGTCGTGATCGTGCGCTGGTCAATCCATGTGGACACACGGTCGATGAAGGGTGCGATCCAGAACAAGCCGGGCCCACGTAACCCGACGAAGCGTCCGAACCGCAAGACGACGGCCCGCTCCCACTGCTGTGCAATGCGAGGTGACGGCATGAGGAGGATGCCGATGACGATCATCGCGATGAGCGGCAGCACACCGGCTGTCGCAATCCATCCGGCTGCGCCCACCGCGATGGCGC
The genomic region above belongs to Luteitalea sp. and contains:
- a CDS encoding slipin family protein is translated as MVSIALGRRSEDARVPASRINVVGVAILFCAIAVGAAGWIATAGVLPLIAMIVIGILLMPSPRIAQQWERAVVLRFGRFVGLRGPGLFWIAPFIDRVSTWIDQRTITTSFAAEQTLTSDTVPVNVDAVLFWMVHDAEKAALEVQDYAQAVSWAAQTALRDIIGRTTLSELLRGRERIEAELQELIDQRSNPWGVTVSSVEMRDVVIPGALQDAMSREAQAAREKQARIILGQAEMEIARSFREAAKLYQDDPTALQLRAMNILYEGLKEKGALMVVPSAVVDSMGLGGVLGASALRQEKITGGGG